The following are encoded together in the Methylomonas methanica MC09 genome:
- a CDS encoding DMT family transporter: protein MRIFLAYLGVILIWSTTPLAIKWSSVDVSYVFGVTARMSIGAVCLIVLMLLARQPLRLNRKALQTYLAVALQLYLSMLITYWGAQYIPSGWVSVIFGLSPFMTAFLAAAFLKERSLGIGKLLSYILGVIGLLVMFNSALEINQLAIQGMLAMLLATFLYSVSSVWVKQIHAELPALTQISGGMLFALPAYLITWYWLDNATFPDTLSQQTQLAILYLGMIATPIGFALFYYLLIYLPATSVALITLVTPVFSLVLGYFVNHEPLTLKIALGTGLILLALAIHAFTERRPKQL, encoded by the coding sequence GTGCGCATCTTTCTGGCCTACTTGGGTGTAATACTGATATGGTCCACGACGCCATTAGCGATCAAGTGGAGCTCTGTAGACGTTAGTTACGTGTTTGGCGTCACTGCGCGCATGAGCATAGGAGCCGTCTGTTTAATAGTGCTGATGTTGCTGGCCCGCCAGCCGTTGAGGCTTAATAGGAAAGCGCTACAAACCTATTTGGCGGTAGCTTTGCAGCTGTATCTAAGCATGTTGATCACTTACTGGGGCGCCCAATATATTCCCTCCGGCTGGGTATCGGTAATATTCGGTTTAAGCCCGTTTATGACGGCATTTTTGGCGGCGGCTTTTTTAAAAGAACGCAGCCTTGGTATCGGCAAACTGCTTTCCTATATCTTGGGGGTAATCGGCTTGCTGGTGATGTTCAACTCTGCGCTGGAGATCAACCAGCTGGCCATACAAGGCATGCTGGCCATGCTGTTGGCTACTTTTTTATACTCGGTCAGCTCGGTATGGGTAAAACAGATTCACGCCGAACTTCCAGCATTGACGCAAATCAGCGGCGGCATGCTGTTTGCCCTACCCGCTTATTTAATCACTTGGTATTGGTTGGATAATGCAACATTCCCCGACACTCTGTCCCAACAAACCCAACTTGCCATCCTGTATCTGGGCATGATCGCCACGCCGATCGGCTTTGCGTTGTTCTATTATCTGCTGATTTATTTACCGGCTACCTCGGTCGCTTTGATTACCTTGGTAACGCCGGTGTTTTCATTGGTGCTGGGTTATTTCGTTAACCACGAACCCTTGACGCTGAAAATTGCCCTCGGCACCGGTTTGATTCTACTGGCCTTGGCTATCCATGCTTTTACAGAACGCCGGCCGAAGCAACTTTGA
- a CDS encoding KTSC domain-containing protein: protein MKILPVKSGMIDIVGYDENTHKMRVSFRHDKPQEFCHVPEQTFKAFINARSKNRFFKRHIQNAFPC from the coding sequence ATGAAAATACTACCCGTTAAATCCGGCATGATCGACATCGTGGGTTACGACGAAAATACCCATAAAATGCGGGTTTCTTTCCGACACGACAAACCGCAAGAATTTTGTCATGTGCCCGAGCAGACTTTTAAAGCGTTCATCAATGCGCGCTCAAAAAACCGATTTTTCAAGCGACATATTCAGAACGCTTTTCCTTGTTAA
- the acs gene encoding acetate--CoA ligase — protein sequence MSEHHIYPVKPEIAAMAHIDAARYQRLYQQSINDPEGFWAEQARQFLDWAQPWQQVMKCDFPTGDIHWFMGGKLNVSVNCLDRHLDTRGDQVAIIWEGDHPDYDDTLTYRELHSEVCKFANVLKAQGVKKGDRVCIYLPMISEAAVVILACTRIGAVHSIVFGGFSADALRDRILDADCRYLICADESFRGGKIVPAKINADKAAAQCPNLHTIIVIKHTGHTIPWTEGRDVCYREAMANASDDCPPEIMDAEDPLFILYTSGSTGQPKGVMHTTGGYLLYAAMTHKYVFDYQDGDVYWCTADIGWITGHSYVLYGPLCNGATTLMFEGVPTYPAADRFWQVVDKHQVNIFYTAPTAIRALMAQGDDYVTRTNRSSLRILGSVGEPINPEAWEWYYHVVGEARCPIVDTWWQTETGGILITPLPGATDLKPGSATLPFFGIKPALVDNDGRLLEGVAEGNLVITASWPGQMRSVYGDHDRFIETYFKKFPGLYFAGDGARRDEQGYYWITGRVDDVINVSGHRLGTAEIESALVLHHDVAEAAVVGFPHAIKGQGIYAYVTLNAGVEPTDELKKQLKELIKEEISAIALPDFIQWAPGLPKTRSGKIMRRILRKIAANDISSLGDTSTLADPAVVDDLLAQRAQQ from the coding sequence ATGTCAGAACATCACATTTATCCAGTCAAGCCCGAAATTGCCGCCATGGCGCATATCGATGCGGCTCGCTATCAACGCTTGTATCAGCAATCGATTAACGATCCGGAAGGCTTTTGGGCCGAGCAGGCCCGGCAATTTCTGGATTGGGCGCAACCCTGGCAACAGGTCATGAAATGCGATTTTCCTACCGGCGACATACATTGGTTTATGGGCGGCAAACTGAATGTAAGCGTCAACTGCCTGGATAGACACCTGGATACGCGCGGCGACCAAGTGGCGATCATTTGGGAGGGCGATCACCCGGATTATGATGACACGCTAACCTATCGCGAGTTACACAGCGAAGTCTGCAAATTTGCCAACGTGCTGAAAGCCCAAGGCGTGAAAAAAGGCGACCGGGTATGCATTTATCTGCCCATGATCAGCGAAGCGGCGGTGGTGATTCTGGCCTGCACCCGCATTGGCGCGGTGCATTCCATTGTGTTCGGCGGTTTTTCGGCGGACGCCCTACGCGACCGGATTCTGGACGCCGACTGCCGGTATTTGATTTGCGCCGACGAAAGTTTCCGGGGCGGCAAAATCGTTCCGGCCAAAATCAACGCCGACAAAGCCGCCGCGCAATGCCCTAATTTGCACACTATCATCGTCATCAAACACACCGGCCACACCATTCCCTGGACCGAAGGCCGTGATGTCTGCTACCGCGAAGCCATGGCCAATGCGTCCGATGATTGTCCGCCGGAAATAATGGATGCGGAAGATCCGTTGTTCATTCTGTATACCTCCGGTTCTACCGGTCAACCCAAAGGCGTCATGCACACCACGGGCGGTTACCTGCTGTACGCCGCCATGACCCACAAATATGTGTTCGACTATCAGGATGGCGACGTATATTGGTGTACCGCCGACATCGGCTGGATCACCGGCCATTCTTATGTGCTTTACGGCCCTTTATGTAACGGTGCCACTACCTTGATGTTCGAAGGCGTACCCACCTACCCGGCTGCAGACCGGTTTTGGCAGGTGGTCGACAAACACCAAGTGAATATATTTTATACGGCACCGACGGCGATACGGGCCTTGATGGCGCAAGGCGACGACTACGTGACCCGCACCAACCGCAGCAGCCTGCGCATCCTGGGTAGCGTTGGCGAGCCGATTAACCCGGAGGCCTGGGAATGGTATTACCATGTAGTCGGCGAGGCGCGTTGCCCCATTGTCGACACTTGGTGGCAAACCGAAACCGGCGGAATTCTGATTACGCCATTGCCGGGGGCAACCGACTTAAAACCGGGTTCCGCAACCTTGCCTTTTTTCGGCATCAAACCGGCGCTGGTCGACAACGACGGCCGACTGCTGGAAGGCGTGGCCGAAGGCAATCTGGTCATCACCGCATCCTGGCCTGGACAAATGCGCTCGGTTTACGGCGATCATGACCGCTTTATCGAAACCTATTTCAAAAAATTTCCCGGCCTTTACTTCGCCGGCGACGGTGCCCGCCGCGATGAACAGGGCTACTACTGGATCACCGGTCGGGTGGACGACGTGATCAATGTTTCCGGCCATCGTCTGGGGACCGCGGAAATCGAGAGCGCCCTGGTTTTACATCATGACGTGGCCGAAGCGGCCGTGGTGGGCTTCCCCCATGCGATCAAAGGCCAGGGTATTTATGCGTATGTGACGCTCAATGCCGGCGTAGAACCGACGGATGAATTAAAAAAACAACTGAAGGAATTGATCAAGGAAGAGATCAGCGCCATTGCCCTGCCGGATTTCATTCAATGGGCGCCCGGTTTGCCGAAAACCCGTTCCGGCAAAATCATGCGGCGCATTTTGCGCAAAATCGCCGCCAACGATATCAGCAGCTTGGGCGATACGTCCACGCTGGCGGATCCGGCTGTAGTCGACGATTTGCTGGCTCAACGCGCCCAGCAATAA